In Verrucomicrobiia bacterium, the sequence TGTGGAGTTTATCATCCAACAAAATTAAACATGATCATTAGCAGCACACCACTTCGTATGAGTTTTGTAGGCGGAGGAAGTGATCTTCCTATTTTCTATCGCCAGTTTGGGGGAGCTGTCGTTTCTACCGCCATTAATCAATATGTATACGTCACGGTAAATCCTAAATTTGATCATAAAATTCGATTAAGTTACTCTCAAACGGAAGAGGTTGATAAGCCAAGTCAGATTGAACACCCTTTAGTTCGCGAAGCACTTAAAAAACTACGCATCCCAGGCGGTATTGAAATCACTTCCATCGCTGACATTCCTTCCAAGGGAACCGGCTTAGGCTCTTCGAGCGCTTTTACCGTTGGATTACTCAATGCTTTACACGCTTACTTATCACGTCACGTTTCAGCGAGTCGTTTAGCTGAAGAAAGTTGTGAGATTGAAATCGAACATTGCGGCGCACCTATCGGCAAACAAGACCAATATGCTTCCGCTTTTGGTGGACTAAATTTTATCCAATTCAATCCAGATGATAGTGTGCGCGTTGAACCTATCATTTGCCCCAAGAAAACGTTGATTCAATTGCAAGACAATCTCTTAACTTTTTACACGGGCGTTTGCCGCAGTGCCTCGGAAGTTCTCCAGGCTCAACAAAATGCTTTAAAAGAAAAGAAAAGTAAACAATCCACATTAAAAGCTATGGTAAAGTTAGCTTTTGCTCTAAGAAAAGAATTACAAAATAACCACCTGAGCGCTTTTGGTAAAATTTTAGATGAAAACTGGCAACTTAAACGCTCCTTAACACCACATATTAGCACTTCGCAAATCGATCACTGGTATCAACAAGCTCGCCAAGCCGGAGCTTTAGGAGGAAAATTACTTGGTGCCGGGAGCGGTGGATTTCTCACCTTTTACGCGCCCAAAGAAAAACATTCTGCTATTAAAAAGAAGCTGAAATCACT encodes:
- a CDS encoding GHMP kinase, whose product is MIISSTPLRMSFVGGGSDLPIFYRQFGGAVVSTAINQYVYVTVNPKFDHKIRLSYSQTEEVDKPSQIEHPLVREALKKLRIPGGIEITSIADIPSKGTGLGSSSAFTVGLLNALHAYLSRHVSASRLAEESCEIEIEHCGAPIGKQDQYASAFGGLNFIQFNPDDSVRVEPIICPKKTLIQLQDNLLTFYTGVCRSASEVLQAQQNALKEKKSKQSTLKAMVKLAFALRKELQNNHLSAFGKILDENWQLKRSLTPHISTSQIDHWYQQARQAGALGGKLLGAGSGGFLTFYAPKEKHSAIKKKLKSLRSIPFRFESQGSRIIFIHNP